The following proteins are encoded in a genomic region of Desulfosporosinus youngiae DSM 17734:
- a CDS encoding nucleobase:cation symporter-2 family protein codes for MANTNNGVAPVDEMLPAGKLFLYGLQHVLAMYAGAVAVPLIIAGAAKLTPAQTAFLINADLFTCGIATLLQTLGIWKIGIKIPVIQGVTFAAVTPMVIMAQTGGMTMIFGAVIVAGLFTFLAAPFFSKLIRFFPPIVTGTIITIIGVSLLPVGINWAGGGVGNPNFGSLTFIFIATVVLVSILLINKLFTGFLSHIAVLLGLIIGLIVAIPFGLVSFADVADAPWIGITTPFYYGLPIFDIGAIISMILVMLVVMVESTGDFLAIGEMVGKKIGQEELTAGLRADGLATALGGVFNAFPYTAFAQNVGLVGLTGVKSRFVVATSGLILVVLGLFPKMATIIASLPNAVLGGAGIAMFGIVAASGIKTLAKVDFEKNHTNIFIVAISIGIGVIPVMVPNFFQNFPAWSQTIMHSGITLGSITAIILNAFFNGSQGAGDLDELKANAGIRE; via the coding sequence ATGGCAAATACCAATAATGGAGTCGCACCAGTTGACGAAATGCTACCTGCCGGAAAACTTTTTTTGTATGGATTACAGCACGTACTCGCCATGTATGCTGGAGCGGTTGCGGTACCTTTGATTATTGCAGGAGCAGCAAAATTGACTCCGGCGCAAACTGCCTTTCTGATTAACGCAGATTTATTCACTTGTGGAATTGCTACTCTGCTCCAAACCTTAGGAATCTGGAAAATCGGAATCAAAATTCCGGTAATTCAAGGGGTAACATTTGCTGCTGTAACGCCCATGGTCATCATGGCTCAGACGGGCGGAATGACGATGATCTTTGGCGCTGTTATTGTAGCTGGTCTATTTACGTTTTTAGCGGCACCTTTCTTTAGTAAGTTAATTCGCTTCTTCCCGCCAATTGTTACGGGAACTATTATCACCATCATCGGGGTGTCTCTCTTGCCAGTAGGTATAAACTGGGCCGGGGGCGGAGTAGGTAATCCGAATTTTGGTTCGTTAACCTTTATTTTCATTGCGACAGTCGTACTTGTAAGTATTCTTCTGATCAACAAGCTATTTACAGGCTTTCTCTCTCACATCGCCGTATTGCTTGGGTTAATTATCGGCCTTATAGTAGCCATCCCCTTTGGCCTGGTCAGCTTTGCGGATGTGGCTGATGCTCCTTGGATAGGCATTACAACACCATTTTACTATGGATTACCTATCTTTGATATCGGCGCGATTATCTCCATGATTTTGGTTATGTTAGTTGTTATGGTTGAATCTACGGGTGATTTCCTGGCTATTGGTGAAATGGTCGGTAAAAAGATTGGGCAAGAGGAACTTACTGCAGGTTTAAGAGCAGATGGATTAGCGACTGCTCTCGGTGGTGTCTTTAATGCCTTCCCTTACACTGCATTTGCCCAGAACGTAGGCTTGGTCGGCTTAACCGGCGTAAAGAGCCGTTTCGTAGTAGCAACTTCCGGTTTGATCCTGGTTGTTTTGGGACTATTCCCCAAGATGGCTACGATTATCGCCTCCCTGCCTAATGCAGTTCTTGGCGGAGCTGGAATCGCAATGTTCGGTATCGTTGCTGCAAGTGGAATCAAAACTCTTGCTAAGGTGGACTTCGAAAAAAACCATACCAACATTTTTATTGTTGCCATTAGTATAGGTATTGGTGTGATTCCGGTTATGGTTCCAAACTTCTTCCAAAACTTCCCGGCCTGGAGCCAGACGATCATGCACAGTGGTATCACATTAGGTTCAATCACGGCAATTATCCTCAATGCTTTCTTTAATGGAAGCCAAGGGGCAGGAGACTTAGACGAACTCAAAGCGAACGCAGGAATTCGTGAGTAA